A stretch of the Capsicum annuum cultivar UCD-10X-F1 chromosome 8, UCD10Xv1.1, whole genome shotgun sequence genome encodes the following:
- the LOC124886368 gene encoding uncharacterized protein LOC124886368: MVFPQGENGTIRSRVVTVTHALFFGMEYNSKKVFHNLAPMIVADIYRALGRCQVENRFFQGCNLILQWWMMMHLVKNPRTTQPDPKTRRNLLESHDMWLFLHKFKKEASHEFWLKTLGELRNGDVQWSLNYIRSGKYIIRGGEWPFLVLPGFRGTRPYNPGRVLRQFKIKQETPQIDSILRFFTEYDESKPSLKDYMINGWRRKKWVKVFFRIGYEPEVSDTYKEWLKKSLAGALNPGPNVPTRVVDVESEHQIRLHRLQNEFYKSEIAHRQMHMEDALPIHTLREELKRARQDADDARQCLIDLDDSMASQLDSIGEMTYDCKAQLCRSHLIINRYQIAHEVNKAKKAKADEEASSS; encoded by the coding sequence atggtgttcccgcAGGGGGAAAATGGCACAATTCGTTCGAGGGTTGTAACAGTGACCCATgcactcttctttggaatggaaTACAATTCTAAAAAAGTATTCCATAACTTAGCCCCTATGATTGTCGCCGACATATATCGCGCTTTGGGAAGATGTCAAGTCGAGAATCGTTTCTTTCAAGGCTGCAAccttatattacaatggtggatgatgatgcatttggtgaaaaatcctagaacgaCACAACCTGATCCCAAAACAAGGAGAAATCTTCTAGAATCACACGACATGTGGTTatttttacacaagttcaaaaagGAAGCATCCCACGAATTTTGGTTAAAGACTCTTGGAGAATTAAGAAATGGCGATGTCCAATGGTCCCTTAACTATATTCGTTCAGGAAAATACATCATTCGAGGGGGCGAATGGCCTTTTTTAGTGCTCCCGGGTTTCAGGGGAACCCGCCCCTACAATcctggcagagttcttaggcaattcaaGATCAAGCAGGAGACGCCTCAAATCGATTCTATACTCAGATTCTTCACTGAATATGATGAAAGTAAGCCCTCGctcaaagactacatgataaaTGGGTGGAGAAGGAAAAAGTGGGTAAAAGTCTTTTTCCGTATAGGGTATGAACCTGAAGTCagcgacacttacaaggagtggttaaAAAAAAGCCTCGCCGGAGCATTGAATCCGGGACCAAATGTGCCCACTCGGGTTGTGGATGTAGAATCCGAGCATCAAATTCGGCTTCACAGGCTACAAAATGAGTTCTATAAAAGTGAAATTGCACACCGGCAGATGCACATGGAAGACGCTTTGCCCATACATACgttgagggaagagttgaaaagagctaggcaagacgctgatgatgccaggcaatgcctaatcgatttggatgatagcatggcctcccaactcgACAGCATAGGAGAAATGACTTACGACTGCAAGGCACAATTATGCAGGAGTCaccttatcatcaataggtatcaaatagcacatGAGGTAAACAAGGCAAAGAAGGCGAAAGCAGACGAAGAAGCCTCCAGTAGCTAG